One part of the Neoarius graeffei isolate fNeoGra1 chromosome 2, fNeoGra1.pri, whole genome shotgun sequence genome encodes these proteins:
- the LOC132881493 gene encoding tripartite motif-containing protein 16-like protein isoform X2, whose amino-acid sequence MTSEPTKKRPTRDWSTETDSDTEQHATTDSNTTAIYTSIETELKEEQMISQQRIQEKQKKVQELKQAVNIIKLSAQTAVEDSERIFTELISSMEKKCSEVTELIRDQEKAELSQTERLLEQLEQEIADLQRRVTELEQLSYTHDHIHFLQVLASGRQSPPFSRPNFQASSITAHQPLSFDRVRHFFSDLKKTLEEFCEQEFNKIPPHAAAIQIISPPEPQSREEFLKYFCYLTLDPNTAHRNLMLSEKNRMVRYSGREQQYSDHLERFDSRTQVLCKENMCGRCYWEVEWSGVGSVDISVSYKDISRKGRDKESGFGYNNQSWCLWCSSSSLYFFHNNIKIDVRVPSSSRIGVYVDYSAGTLSFYSVSDKMKLLHRVHTTFIQPLYAGFWLSWFSGSAVRLCDPE is encoded by the exons ATGACATCTGAACCGACCAAGAAACGTCCAACACGTGACTGGTCTACCGAGACAGACTCAGACACGGAGCAACACGCTACCACCGACAGCAATACTACAGCTATCTACACATCCATCGAG actgagttaaaggaggagcagatgatatcccagcagagaatccaggagaagcagaagaaggtgcaggagctgaaacaggctgtgaacattataaag ctcagtgcacagacagcagtggaggacagtgagaggatctttactgagctaatcagctccatggagaaaaagtgcTCGGAGGTGAcagagctgatcagagatcaggagaaggctgaactgagtcaaACTGAACggctcctggagcaactggagcaggagattgctgatcttcaaagGAGAGTTACTGAGCTGGAACAGCTTTcatacacacacgatcacatccatttcctccag gttttagcttctggacgtcaGTCTCCTCCATTCAGTAGACCAAATTTTCAAGCATCCAGCATCACTGCCCATCAACCTCTCTCATTTGACAGAGTGAGGCATTTtttctcagatctgaaaaagacaCTTGAGGAATTCTGTGAgcaggaattcaacaaaatccctccacatg CTGCAGcaattcagataatttcaccaccagagccacagagcagagaagagtttctgaaat atttctgttatctgactctggatcccaacacggcacatcgtAACCTCatgctgtctgagaagaacagaatgGTGAGATACAGTGGACGTGAGCAGCAGTACTCTGATCATCTAGAGAGATTTGACTCCAGgactcaggtgttgtgtaaggagaatatgtgcggacgctgttactgggaggtagaATGGAGCGGTGTTGGTAGTGTGGatatatcagtctcatataaagacatcagcaggaaaggacgggATAAAGAGTCTGGGTTTGGTTACAACAATCAGTCCTGGTGTCTttggtgttcttcttcttctctctattTCTTTCACAACAATATTAAAATTGATGTCAGAGTTCCATCATCCTCCAGAATAGGTGTGTATGTGGATTATAGTGCAGGAACTTTGTCTTTCTACAGTGTCTCTGACAaaatgaagctcctccacagagtccacaccacattcattcAGCCTCTATATGCTGGATTCTGGCTCTCCTGGTTTTCTGGTTCTGctgtgagattgtgtgatccagaatag